A window from Ostrinia nubilalis chromosome 13, ilOstNubi1.1, whole genome shotgun sequence encodes these proteins:
- the LOC135077320 gene encoding fas-binding factor 1 homolog, with the protein MSFNIDDPLAGILSDGSDDSFFDDDILGKKKPVKKIGTPTPEKKSALFNLDIDKPSTSISEAKKDSLFDLGKPDVKSEEPKTSSFKPVSPAPFKRTLSKESVKFDSKKSVETAKSPAKAKISASADSLDILGDLNFDTKKDAGQKSIEKGKSSQSLLDDILGGSSAKTPSSTQITRPATAAKSQEFDFDSILGKSESKPSVSSKNVPSKQPAKTEKPKDVAPKKKTSEDWLGIFQDKEENEDATDMPSWLGGGDSKKKKAANNETKEPPQKAKEVAKEEERDVVTEKDERKVKESVVEPMQTINPMLKPVVLQGSNEDLTAEGAAMYMQEQESQLMVALQLKAQEEKLASMKMRQNESQRLHREAARAHHDQLDAMLQRQMQHRAQMQAIISAHQERISQRIKALLGTSNTEENINSSDELDGAPGERKESPHMKEKKQLLQLVQSLQENHDKEIDLMETSYRRQLAFLEVSLSQGEERMKEESEKLSKFYSEKIHWLEEHQELYKKLTEENLTALTERHKAENEMLRQQHLENIRILQEHHATLMDNIKNAVKQEQTLIQDAAGFSSNLQELVSDVKENKTQFQQLVDRVQSLAENTQREAERSVESRQTQINDMIQQLKTDRENFEKEKIESREIVKLLESRLKQMNESIEEEMANMKQKKMEFEFEKATFNKQTEFAKNVLKKQDEEIKMVKEDMQREFREKIDKLNEEKMHVQKDSIILAKEKASIQSIKQELEKMKAELQAQMEEVAEDRLRLNLEKQQSHMDEQRIMAKGRDLELLVKAAMEKQSQADKKYSEAELIQSKYEERIRRIQEHAVSLNAREKQIAKEKVSLSRERLALHNEKKQMESRQQCSLCKSTQQVPLYNFETANTFPDSYHNVSVSRDEGDSNVMSAMKAIAQELVSLKLKKQMDLRQRSELSRMSISGHDDRHMEDIGPQSDSLQPQPAMESTSGGFKDYMDPKFMMLRLDIQKMFGNLDQSDKEGGEDGADEKEE; encoded by the exons ATGAGTTTTAATATCGACGACCCATTGGCGGGCATACTAAGCGATGGAAGTGACGACAGCTTCTTTGATGATGATATATTGGGAAAGAAAAAACCTGTAAAAAAGATAGGTACCCCAACTCCTGAAAAAAAGAGCGCCTTGTTCAATTTAGATATCGACAAACCAAGCACTAGTATTTCTGAAGCTAAAAAGGATTCGTTGTTTGATTTGGGTAAGCCAGATGTAAAATCAGAAGAGCCGAAAACTTCAAGTTTTAAGCCAGTTTCACCAGCTCCTTTCAAACGCACCCTTTCCAAAGAATCTGTGAAATTTGATTCTAAAAAGTCGGTGGAGACTGCGAAATCACCAGCAAAAGCTAAAATCAGTGCGAGTGCAGACTCTCTTGACATATTAGGAGACTTGAACTTTGATACGAAGAAAGATGCAGGGCAAAAGTCTATTGAGAAGGGCAAAAGTTCGCAGTCATTGCTAGATGATATTCTTGGAGGCAGTTCAGCAAAAACACCCAGTTCCACTCAAATTACCCGCCCAGCTACTGCTGCTAAGAGTCAGGAGTTTGACTTCGATTCGATTTTGGGTAAAAGTGAATCGAAACCCAGTGTATCAAGCAAGAACGTTCCTTCAAAACAACCTGCTAAAACTGAAAAACCTAAAGATGTAGCGCCTAAGAAAAAGACTAGTGAAGACTGGCTGGGAATATTTCAGGATAAAGAAGAAAATGAGGATGCTACTGATATGCCATCTTGGCTTGGTGGTGGAGATTCTAAAAAGAAAAAGGCTGCTAATAATGAAACTAAAGAGCCACCGCAGAAGGCAAAAGAGGTTGCGAAAGAGGAAGAAAGAGATGTAGTAACAGAAAAAGACGAGAGAAAGGTAAAAGAGTCAGTAGTAGAACCAATGCAAACAATTAATCCAATGTTGAAACCTGTCGTATTACAAGGTAGCAATGAAGACCTAACGGCAGAGGGTGCAGCTATGTACATGCAGGAGCAAGAGTCGCAGCTGATGGTCGCTCTGCAATTGAAGGCGCAGGAAGAAAAGCTTGCTTCTATGAAAA TGCGTCAAAATGAGAGCCAGCGCTTGCACCGCGAAGCAGCGCGGGCGCATCACGACCAACTGGACGCCATGCTGCAGAGACAGATGCAGCATCGCGCTCAAATGCAGGCCATCATTAGCGCGCACCAGGAGAGGATAAGCCAGAGGATCAAG GCTCTATTAGGCACATCGAACACGGAGGAAAACATAAATTCCAGTGACGAACTTGACGGAGCACCAGGTGAGCGGAAAGAAAGTCCTCATATGAAAGAAAAGAAGCAGCTGTTGCAATTGGTTCAGTCTTTGCAAGAGAACCACGACAAAGAAATAGATTTGATGGAAACATCTTATAG ACGACAACTGGCCTTCCTAGAAGTATCACTAAGTCAAGGcgaagaaagaatgaaagaagaAAGCGAGAAGTTGTCAAAGTTCTATTCGGAGAAGATACATTGGCTGGAGGAACATCAAGAGCTGTACAAGAAGCTTACAGAAGAGAACTTGACAGCTCTGACGGAACGTCATAAGGCTGAGAATGAGATGTTAAGGCAACAGCACCTTGAAAACATCAGGATCCTTCAAGAACACCATGCAACTCTGATGGATAACATAAA GAATGCAGTAAAGCAAGAACAAACCCTCATTCAAGACGCAGCAGGTTTTTCTTCGAATCTTCAAGAGCTGGTATCAGATGTAAAGGAGAATAAAACACAGTTTCAACAGCTGGTTGATAGAGTTCAATCGCTTGCAGAGAACACACAACGTGAAGCAGAAAGAAGTGTAGAATCAAGGCAAACTCAAATTAATG ATATGATCCAGCAGCTGAAAACCGATCGTGAAAactttgaaaaagaaaaaatagaaAGCAGAGAAATAGTAAAGTTATTGGAATCGAGACTCAAACAGATGAATGAG TCAATAGAAGAAGAGATGGCTAATATGAAGCAGAAGAAAatggaatttgaatttgaaaaggcGACATTCAATAAGCAGACGGAATTTGCCAAAAATGTTCTGAAGAAACAAGACGAAGAAATTAAG ATGGTGAAAGAAGATATGCAAAGAGAATTCCGTGAGAAAATAGACAAACTTAATGAAGAGAAAATGCATGTACAAAAAGATAGCATCATATTGGCGAAAGAAAAAGCTTCAATACAAAGCATAAAACAAGAGCTGGAG AAAATGAAAGCTGAATTGCAGGCTCAAATGGAAGAAGTTGCAGAAGATAGATTGAGATTGAATTTGGAAAAACAACAGTCACACATGGATGAACAGAGAATTATGGCAAA AGGCCGCGATTTAGAACTTTTAGTAAAAGCTGCAATGGAAAAACAATCTCAAGCAGACAAAAAGTATTCCGAAGCCGAACTCATCCAAAGCAAATATGAAGAAAGAATACGTCGCATTCAGGAACACGCTGTATCATTGAACGCAAGGGAAAAACAAATAGCTAAGGAAAAAGTATCCTTATCGAGAGAAAGATTAGCCCTTCataatgaaaagaaacaaaTGGAGAGCAGACAACAGTGTTCTTTATGTAAATCAACCCAACAAGTTCCACTTTATAACTTTGAGACTGCCAATACCTTTCCTGATAGTTACCACAATGTATCAGTTTCGAGAGACGAAGGTGATTCCAATGTTATGTCTGCTATGAAAGCAATTGCTCAAGAATTGGTGAGTTTGAAACTGAAAAAGCAAATGGATTTACGTCAAAGGTCTGAGTTGAGTAGAATGTCGATATCAGGGCATGATGATAGACACATGGAAGATATCGGACCACAATCTGATAGTTTGCAACCACAACCAGCAATGGAGTCTACGTCTGGAGGTTTCAAG GACTATATGGATCCAAAATTTATGATGTTGCGACTTGATATCCAGAAAATGTTTGGCAACTTGGACCAAAGCGATAAGGAAGGTGGCGAAGACGGTGCAGACGAAAAAGAAGAATAG
- the LOC135077657 gene encoding ubiquitin domain-containing protein UBFD1-like → MEYIASEKGDSTENRDPNSLISNGSSKDVVESKSEVEKENSHMEAPTGSAACTSETTDETEFCEIPEQVEFTVVFNKNRHDITFAYDASVLDLKAHLERICGVPQSAQKLIIKGMARDTMTLRNAGIVKGGKVMLVGSKMDDILAVKSAPKEILEEKANSQSSKEPLCMQKIHRKVLDKGVPPDVMPGIKGVKEPLPPIPLSGMLNKHGGKVRLTFKPEQDQLWIGTKERTEKLAMTSIKSITSEPIKEHEEYHIMGLQLGPTAASRYWVYWVPAQYIEAIKDAILGVWQFF, encoded by the exons ATGGAATATATAG CGTCTGAAAAGGGAGATTCAACAGAAAATCGAGATCCAAATTCGTTAATATCAAATGGATCGTCAAAAGATGTGGTAGAGAGCAAATCAGAAGTTGAGAAGGAGAATTCACACATGGAAGCTCCCACAGGGAGCGCCGCATGCACGTCGGAGACGACTGATGAAACCGAATTCTGTGAGATTCCGGAACAGGTCGAATTTACCGTAGTTTTTAACAAGAATAGGCATGACATTACATTTGCGTACGATGCGTCTGTGCTGGATTTGAAGGCGCATCTGGAGAGAATATGTGGAGTGCCACAATCCGCACAGAAGCTCATCATCAAAGGGATGGCCCGCGACACCATGACATTGAGGAATGCTGGCATTGTCAAAGGTGGTAAGGTAATGCTTGTGGGTTCCAAAATGGATGACATATTGGCTGTGAAGAGTGCACCTAAG GAAATATTAGAAGAGAAAGCAAACAGCCAGTCAAGTAAAGAGCCTTTATGCATGCAGAAAATCCACAGGAAAGTCTTAGATAAGGGTGTCCCCCCTGATGTAATGCCAGGCATCAAAGGAGTCAAG GAACCACTGCCTCCCATCCCCCTCAGTGGCATGTTAAATAAACATGGTGGCAAAGTGAGGCTCACCTTCAAACCAGAGCAAGATCAGCTTTGGATCGGCACAAAAGAGCGCACTGAAAAACTGGCCATGACCTCTATCAAAA GTATCACATCTGAACCCATAAAAGAACATGAGGAATATCACATCATG GGACTTCAGCTAGGGCCTACCGCTGCCTCCAGGTATTGGGTATACTGGGTCCCGGCGCAGTACATAGAAGCTATCAAAGATGCCATACTCGGAGTGTGGCAGTTCTTCTAA
- the LOC135077655 gene encoding uncharacterized protein LOC135077655: MLRLPISQRFIRRKIRSIQKNAYKKGLDPSEMKQFYLYTFTAVNKGTNRSIIVGIVALSVFLVISSSWLYFSVAERCLLPSNYLVWEASRPLADCAYCENITKPVVLRNVTRRSFAAYAYSSKPIIVKNAVSHWRATKEFSFDLFKRLYQQTDGSYESLEDGCQFLNFKSDLFTLKEVFDMPAARARNEPGQEPWYVGWGNCHPEILAKLRQYYDVPEFLPVDAEFPATENIFFGYEIGAVMHLDYIPRLMWQGQVKGNKLWTIAPVPECDHVCSRISYYVEPGDVVFLDTRIWYHATSIPKGQFSLTVQSEYG, translated from the exons ATGCTTAGGTTGCCCATTTCTCAAAGATTCATTCGCCGAAAGATACGAAGTATACAGAAAAATGCATATAAAAAGGGATTGGATCCATCGGAaatgaaacaattttatttatacactTTTACTGCAGTAAATAAGGGAACAAATAGAAGTATCATCGTGGGGATAGTAGCATTAAGCGTGTTTTTAGTGATAAGCAGTAGCTGGTTGTATTTTTCCGTGGCTGAAAGGTGTTTGCTGCCGAGCAATTACTTGGTGTGGGAGGCGTCTCGTCCGCTCGCTGATTGTGCCTATTGCGAAAATATTACGAAACCCGTCGTATTACGGAATGTTACTAGGCGTAGCTTTGCT GCTTATGCTTATTCCTCAAAGCCTATAATCGTCAAAAATGCCGTGAGCCACTGGAGAGCCACAAAGGAATTTAGCTTTGACCTATTTAAAAGACTGTACCAACAGACTGATGGTAGCTATGAGAGCCTTGAGGACGGCTGTCAGTTTTTAAACTTCAAGAGTGATTTGTTTACATTGAAGGAAGTTTTTGATATGCCTGCTGCTAGGGCTAGGAACGAGCCAGGGCAGGAGCCCTGGTATGTAGGCTG ggGTAACTGCCACCCTGAGATATTGGCTAAATTAAGACAGTATTATGATGTGCCTGAGTTTTTGCCAGTAGATGCTGAATTTCCAGCTacagaaaacatattttttgggTATGAGATTGGAGCTGTTATGCAT TTGGATTATATTCCAAGATTGATGTGGCAGGGCCAAGTGAAAGGGAACAAGCTCTGGACCATAGCACCAGTGCCTGAATGTGACCATGTTTGCAGTAGAATTAGCTATTATGTTGAACCAGGGGATGTAG tatTCTTGGATACCCGTATTTGGTACCATGCAACCAGCATTCCCAAGGGTCAGTTTTCTTTGACAGTGCAGTCAGAATATGGGTAA